The Bacteroidales bacterium sequence TTTTGCAGGATTATTGAAATATTATGAACAAAATAAAATAGAAAATAATTCAAATAATATAGTACTATTAACCGGTAGCGGACTGAAAGATTTGAATTCTGTACAAAATATTATTAATATTCCTAAATCTGTTAAACCGGATTTGAAAGAAGTAGAAAAATTTCTAAAAATGTGAGTAAAACTTGTTAGACTTTTAAAACTTTTTGATTTTAATAAAAATGTTAATTGTTAATTGGCAATTAGTAAAAATCATCATATTTGTTAATTGGTAATTAACAATATGTAAATATGGATAAAAAAGAATGGGAAAATAATAATATCTCAAAGTAAGAAAAACGGTTAATTATTGTTAGTCAATAAAGTATAAAAATTGAATAAAATATCACGTAGTGATAAAATAAGAATAGCCCCCGATTTTAATCGGGGGTGTTGATAATCAGCGATATAACCGCAGGAAGCACAATGCTGATTTGAAAAACAAAATTTACATCCTGCGGAATTAAGAAATATTATAGACAGGCACAATTAAGAATAATTCATAGTAACAAAACTATTGAGATAATAGGTAATAATAAACATAAAATTTTTATTTGGATTTTAATGAAAATAGATTAGTTGATTTTAATCTGCATTATTATCTTTGAGTAAGACTTAATGAATTATAAAAAATTTAATTATGAATGAAAATTTAAGTATTGGAACAAGAATTGATCATACACGATATGGTGAAGGAATAATCGGAAAAGTAAATCTGACAAGTTATGATATATATTTTGAGAGTGGTGGCAAAATTGAATTTCTTAAATCAAATCAGGATATTACTGTAATAGAAGAAAAACCTGTAGAAAATTCATTAGCTGAGGGTTTAAATATTAATGAATTTGAAAAGGTATTAACCTATGTGTTAGATAAATACGGTGCATTACAGAAAGAAATAAAATTAGGCGAAAAATGGGAGGGAGGAAAATTAATTATTGAGCCTGGCAAAGAAAATATCAAATCAAAAGAAATACCCATAGAAGCATTTTTTCATAAAATAGTAATGCTCCGCGACCGGTTAAGAGTTCTTGAACAAAATATTAATACTCATAGTAAACTTACTGATGAGGAAAAGCTTGACCTTCAGCAATATATAACAAGAATATATGGAAGCCTGACAACTTTTAATATATTATTCGATGATAAAGAAGATTATTTTATTGGAATGAAAACGAAATAATTCAAAATGATTAAGTTTATACTAAACAACAACGAAAAAATATATGATGGAGATGAAAATCTTTTTTTGTTAAAATATTTACGTGAAATAGAAGATATTACTTCAGTTAAAGATGGTTGCTCGGGACAAGCTACATGTGGCGCATGTATGGTAGAAATAAACGGTAAAGCCAAATTATCATGTGTAACGAAAATGAAAAATATTGATGGAGTTGAAATTATCACCATGGAAGGTATTCCTGATGATATTCGGGATATTATTGTAAAATCGTTTGTTGAAAAAGGTGCTGTACAATGTGGTTTTTGTACGCCCGGCTTTATTATGAGAACAAAAATTTTGCTTCAGGACAAACCATTTCCATCTGAAAAAGAAATCGAAAAAGCATTAACATTAAATTTATGTCGTTGTACAGGGTACAAAAAAATTGTTGATGCGATATTACTTGCTGCTAAATCTATAAGGGAGAAGAAAATAGTTGAGATTACAAAAACAAGCGGGAAAATAGGGGAATCACTTAAAAAATATCAGGCATACGAAACAGCAATTGGCAAACGAAAATTCGTTGATGATATTAAAATTAAAGGGATGTTACATTCAGCCTTGAAATTTAGTGAGCATCCAAGAGCTGAGATTATAAAAATAGATATATCTAAGGCGAAAAATTTACCATGTGTAATAAAAATTATAACTTCTAATGATATTCCCGGAGAACAATATATAGGATTGATTTATCAGGATTGGCCACTGATGATAAAAGAAGGACAAATTACAAATTATATTGGTGATGTTTTAGCAGGAGTAATTGCAGAAACTGAGGAAATTGCAAGAACTGCGGTTAATTTGATAGATATTGAGTATAAAATACTTAAACCTGTTTCTACTGTATTTGATGCTATAAAAGAAGGAAATGTACAAGTACATAAAGGACAATCAAATATTTTAGATAATTGTGTAATTAAAAGAGGAGATGCTGACAATGAGTTAAAAAACTCGGCTTATTTTTCTACAGGAAAATATGAAACACAACGTATTGAACATGCGTTTTTAGAAAAAGAAGCGGCAATTGCATTACCTGCTCATGATGGAATAAAATTAATTTGTCAAAGTCAGGGAATTTATGAAGACAGAAAACAAGTTGCAAAATTACTTGGTTTACATGAAGATAAAATCAGGGTTACATTAATACCAAATGGTGGCGGATTTGGAGGCAAAGAAGATATGACTGTACAAGGGCATGTTTCATTGTTTGCATATCTTGTAAAAAAACCTGTAAAGTTGGTATTAACACGCGAAGAATCTATTATTATGCATCCTAAGAGACATCCGGTTTTTATGGATATTTCTCTTGCTTGTGATAAAAATGGAAAACTTACTGCACTGAAACTAAGGGCGTTAGGAGATACAGGTGCTTATGCTTCTGTTGGCACAAAAGTAATGGAAAGAGTTGCAGGTCATGCTACTGCCGGATATTATGTTCCGGTTATTGACCTTGAAACAAAAACAATATACACAAACAATATTCCTTGTGGTGCAATGCGTGGATTTGGAGCTAATCAGGTTGCTTTTGCAGTTGAAGGCTGCATTGATGAACTTTGTGAAAAAGGAGGTTTTGACAGGTGGCAGTTTCGTTACGATAATGCTCTGATTGACGGTTTAACAACTGCTACAGGACAAAAATTAGAAGGTGTTGGTATTAGAGAATGTTTAAATGCTTTAAAAAATGAATTTTACAATGCTAAATATGCGGGACTGGCATGTGGAATAAAAAATAGTGGTGTTGGTAATGGAATGCCCGATTTTAGCGATGTTAAAATAATTATTCAGGCTGCTGACCATGTAATTATTCATCATGGTTGGACTGAAATGGGACAGGGAGTGCATAATATGGCAATACAGACATTATGCCAGGAAACAGGAATTAATG is a genomic window containing:
- the xdh gene encoding selenium-dependent xanthine dehydrogenase: MIKFILNNNEKIYDGDENLFLLKYLREIEDITSVKDGCSGQATCGACMVEINGKAKLSCVTKMKNIDGVEIITMEGIPDDIRDIIVKSFVEKGAVQCGFCTPGFIMRTKILLQDKPFPSEKEIEKALTLNLCRCTGYKKIVDAILLAAKSIREKKIVEITKTSGKIGESLKKYQAYETAIGKRKFVDDIKIKGMLHSALKFSEHPRAEIIKIDISKAKNLPCVIKIITSNDIPGEQYIGLIYQDWPLMIKEGQITNYIGDVLAGVIAETEEIARTAVNLIDIEYKILKPVSTVFDAIKEGNVQVHKGQSNILDNCVIKRGDADNELKNSAYFSTGKYETQRIEHAFLEKEAAIALPAHDGIKLICQSQGIYEDRKQVAKLLGLHEDKIRVTLIPNGGGFGGKEDMTVQGHVSLFAYLVKKPVKLVLTREESIIMHPKRHPVFMDISLACDKNGKLTALKLRALGDTGAYASVGTKVMERVAGHATAGYYVPVIDLETKTIYTNNIPCGAMRGFGANQVAFAVEGCIDELCEKGGFDRWQFRYDNALIDGLTTATGQKLEGVGIRECLNALKNEFYNAKYAGLACGIKNSGVGNGMPDFSDVKIIIQAADHVIIHHGWTEMGQGVHNMAIQTLCQETGINADIIEVIVDTEAQIKTGMTTSSRATALVGNAIIDAAKKINKDLKNNKLADLIGKTYKGSFICDWTTKPGDDVKKIITHYSYGYAAQLAVLDDNGEINTFYAAHDAGKIMNPMLFEGQIQGAVHMGIGYALSEDLPMENSKLISTKLKDCGVLRAKDTPKIVVKGIEVKDPVGPYGAKGVGEIGLVPTAAAVANALYQYDGIRRYKLPMKRKLK